A stretch of DNA from Gavia stellata isolate bGavSte3 chromosome 18, bGavSte3.hap2, whole genome shotgun sequence:
CATGAACTGAACCAAAATAACTTCATCCACAACCAAGTTTGCACCAAAATATCTACTAGTTGAAATAACTGCACAGCCCCTGTGGTTGGGTGTGGTTGTGTCTCACTGCGCGCTCTTCACATCCTATTTAAAATGCATCGGTTAAACCCACAGACATCCATGCTAAGATGACAGATTAATGTACTAGAACAGACCAGCTGGAGTATGGATGGAGCATATGTAGGAATGGCATCATACGCTGCAGGAAAGAGCAGGGTGGTTACATACTACCCTGCAGTGATATCTGAAAGCTTTAATCACACAAGTTACATAAAGAACCtcaatttaaaatgttcttttgcaTCCACAGCTATTACAGTAACGGACAAAGTTGTTAGAAGAGAGACAGATCTCATTTGTCTAATGTATAACTAAAATGCAAGCACCACACATACAAAAACCGTATCACAGATTTCTTCTTCACTCACCTGCACGCCTTTGCTGCAGTTtcagagctgtgctggtggctggcTGTGGCCAGACTGCCCGTCCGACTCGGGCATTTCTGGATGTCCCCCTGGCTCTCTCACTCCCAGGGTGTCAGGTCaaggagcagcaacagcagagtTCAGCCCACACCGAGGTCATGTACGCCTTGATGAACTGAGCAGAATCATCACAGAAAGATCAAACCAAACAAATTGCGTGTTGGAAGCTATGCAAGTCTGCGTCAGTTTAACCCATACTTTAGTTCATACCATGTTAAAATCTTTATAGTATTGCAAGAGAACAGCTAAATGTTGAAGTCTGAGTCCCCTTATTAAGAAtatttctgtcttgttttgtgCACTCTCTACATTCATCTTAAAATCATATTAAATACCAcggtgggttgttttttgatGTCTCAATGCTCACTACGACTCCTGCTGAAAAAGTTACATCACAGTCTCCAACGTCTGTTATCCTACTGCCCCTCAGCTGTAaggaatactttttttctgctggctgctctgccaTGCATATAAATGATAATAGCTCTGACAATTAGTACAAGCGATCCTGAAGCTGTTggaagtgcttttcttttttaatagcactattaataaaatagtaaaccagaaaaaatgCTAAATAGATAATACAATCTCTAAGAGCTTACACTTTTACACATATTCTGTGTGTGATAATAGAATATAAGCTTAATAGTTGAAATAATACAGTAGAAAATTATTTAGGATATAGAGATCATATGCAGGGATTGTTCCAAACAAGAAGACAGCAAATAAGCACGAAGTGATGAGggtcaagaaaaataaatttttaccCACACGTGTTTTTCTCCAGATACTATTCTATGCTATAAGACTAACAAAACTTAAGTTACACATTCAGGATTCAAACTTCCAGTTACTTCAATATAATAATTCTTTTTCAGCATCAAACTGTTCCTGTACCAATCATGGATCAGGTTAATGATGTTTCTCATCAAATAAAGATACTTGGATCTGCACCTCACATTAGTTCCCTTCCAATTAATTCCATCTCTTTCCCTTAGAAACTCTAAGCAACAACAATGAAGACGTAAACCAAAGTGCAGTCAAAATGCAGAGTAAATAATTAATGTGAGGGGAAGCAGAAGAGTTCAGAAGCAAAATGTAATagattcaaaatatttgttgtgGAGGAGAAAAACCGTAACTGACACAAGCCCAAACTGCAAAAAGATACAGAACCAAGATCTCAGAGTACCAGAAAGTCACTGAATGCAGATTTCACAAACCGTTGTTATAACAGcaccttttaaaacacagattaatacataaaatagaaacagcaatcttatttaaaaaggcattttcttgcaatcacaaaaaaaacccccacaaaattCTATTTTGGACTCAGAACTTTGCTTTGTAAGATACAAATTAAAGCTGGATGGTAAATACAGGGTGGAAAACAGCAACAACTTATCAGCTGGAAAGTAGGTGTAATAGAACAGTGATCCACAACAGCATGGAGAAATTTGGAAGGATGCAGAGAAACATGTTTTGCCTGTGAAAATGCCATGCATGTTAAAGGTAAGCGGTTGTTCATCACCAGAGTTGCACTAGGGATCTGGGAAGCAGACTTAGGATAGACACAGGCACTTACTGCTGCTGACTCACTGAAAGTTACTGCTATGTTAAAGGAATACATTAACTTCATTACTCCTAAagccttcttttttcctgaattttatttattgcccCCTGCCAGAGATTCTTTGGAAGCTCATAATACAAATACTTGCTTTGAgaggaaatgtaaaaaaagcccaagaaaatcccaacaaaaaaaacccaccccacacTTCAAGGCGGTAAGTGGTTTACTGCTTAAGACGACTCACATTTTCCTTCAAGCCCAAGCAGGCTGCTCCATCTAGACCATGACAAATCCAGTTTGTTCATCCACACTGGCTGCGTTTCCTTTgggaaatacaaaataaacactGTTGACTCATCCCAGCAACATGAAGCAGGCACGGACGCCTCCCGACACACCAGGGATCCTCACAGACTTGCAAAACATCCAGTATACAGTTACATTTTGGCAAGTCCTCTAAATTAAGGCTCATCTTTGGCAataccttttaattaaaagttcaTCTTTCAGGGACTCAGTGCAAAACTCCTCTGCTATACATCAGGGAGAAACTCTCACTCATTCtccatgtttccttttttcaattttttctcccccccccaccccccccagtaAAGCACATTGACAACCTTTGAAATTACACAGgggaagcagtacagcaacccTGAAACGCCGtccgctcccccccgccccggctgaCAGGACTGCAGTACGGGCAGGCAGACACAGGCAGGATACCGAACGGTAACTCCATATACACCACGTAGGCACTGCTAATTATTTTGTCCCGGCTTGACCTGCGGACATGCCGGCAGCACCGGGGATCACCCTGGGGCTGGACGCCGCTCCCCGCCCAGGGGCagcccggccgcccgcccgtCCCCTCAGGGGAGCGCTCCGGCCCCGCCTCAGGGAGCACGCGACACCAACCAGCGCGACCCCACCCGCGAGCCGCGAGGAGCGCACCAGCCCCCGCTCGAACCGCACGCACCGCCCGCCGGCGTTGTCCGATTGGCTGGCGCGCGCCGAGAGGCGGGGCCGGCAGGCGCCCTCTTccacctcccagcactgcgCCTGCGTAGTGGTCGCTTGCTGCCGCTGGGCTGTTCCATCCGGGTCCTTGGGGCGGCCGTTGGGCGATGGCGACGGTAGCGGAGCTGAAAGCAGGTtgtgggggtggaggggtgcCGGAGCGGgtggggagccccggggggcggcggcacCTCGGACCACCGAAAGGGCGGGCAGCCGGACTTCCCTCAGACATCCGGCGGCTGGTTAGCTCTCGTAGTTGCCCCGGGCGCCAGCGGGGGCCGCCGGCTCCTCACACCGCCCGCTGGGGAGCCGCGGGAGAAACGTCCTTAAGGCTCCACACAAGCACTCTGCCCGTGTCGTTTATCTTGGTCTGGTTTTCACTCGTTAAAAACGTCTTGGTCCACTGACATACCACTTCTGCAGTTGCTAGAATGTATGTTTGCTACTAAAAATAATAGAATTGTGACTTGTTTGAAGGCTTAGTTTTTATCTGTAATGTTCCTGCTGTTGTTACCTACTGGCACATGTGCGCGTATCTTTACTTCACTCTGAATATGCCGAAATTATGTTCATTATATAAATGCTGCTTGAATATGTTTGGCTTTATATTAACAGATCTTTTTATGGTAATAGTTTTAAAGGACACCCTGGAAAAAAGAGGTGCTCTTGGACAAATAAAAGCAAGGATCAGAGCTGAAGTTTTTAACGCGCTGGATGATCAAAGTGAACCACGGCCACCACTGTCTCATGAAAATCTCTTAATCAATGAACTGATTCGTGAATACCTGGAATATAACAAATATAAATACGCAGCATCTGTTTTAACTGCAGGTATTGGGGCTGAATTTTTGTTGTCATCACTGTATTAATAGATGTTTACTGTTTGGTTGAGTAATTCCACTGATACTATGAAATTAGTAAGTGGGACCAAGCTGCACAATCTTGTCTTCCCTTGGAAATAAATAAGATACAATCACTCTCACCACAGCTTTACTTGAATCATTAAGCCAAATCATACCATCAAGAAAACTTACCCTTTGCTCCTTATCCTTGAGGTAAAGGCTTTGACAGAGCAGTTAatgcaaaaccaagaaaacttgCTAGTGGcctgcaaaatcaaaataccTTTCTTGAAAtacctgcttttgttttggaaaatggctaacaatatttttaaagcatatatcacattttttttctcattggcatttgggtaaaataaaaaaatagaaatcctACAAATGAACAAAATTTCTTTGAGGAATCATTTAAACTGAAGTAATACATACCTAAAGTAGTTGATAGTCTGAATTATAGCAATTCTGGCAATTCATGCATATAGATTGTATCAGAAACGTGGTTAGATGTCCTCAgcttaaataacaaaaaaggatATGAAAAAGGTCCGTATTTTTTAACAACTAGAGTTAAGTATTACCATTACTGGTTATGGTAAAATACCAATATTTGAGAGCTCTTTAGACTACAACATCTAAATGGTAGCTGTAACTTATATGGTACAGCACTTACTTATTTTTGCAGCTATTGCTAACTTGTATTTGAAATGTGAAGTTTTGTAGTTGTGCTTAGATACAGTAATTACATTTGATATTTAGTAATTTGATATATTTCACTCTATTAAAATTACAGGCACAAAGGTTCATCTTGAGAAGAGGGAATGAAAACAGTCTGTGTAGTAGTTAATGTATGGAATCTGTTTAATAACAGTACTTGTTTAGAGAAAAAATTGTCCGCCTGATTAATTTATCTTTCTATTGTAAGACgtctttaatatttttcttagattCCTTTAGAGGGAAGATAAAAATTGTAATATCTTATTGTAAATTATATGAGTACAAAGCACTAATGTTTAAGTGAGTTCCCTGGAATTACAATATACTATTAGATGTTAATAGTCTAAAAGGGAGGTGTGTGCTCTCATTCTCTTTTGAAGCCTCCTGGGCAGTCTTTAAAAGTTAGTTGATGATGTTTTTCTTAACAGTCTTAAGAATTTGGGGGAAATCTCTTTTCCAGAATCTGGCCAGCCTGAAGTGCCCTTGGATAGACAGTTTCTTGCCAAAGAGCTGAACATAGTTGAAGACTCAAATGGAAAATCAGTGTAAGGAGTGATTTTGGAATGCACAGTATATTCTGTTctgcatatatttttctctttagtatTATTACAAATCACATATAAATGTTCTCACCAGTTGAAACGTGAGTAGATCACAGGGCTGCTCTGACATGCTGGATTCAAACTCATGTCAAACATGGGGCAATTTTCAAACATAAGCAAAACTAACATTTCATTCTGCCAACTCTATAGCATTGTTGAGATAGTGTACTTGCACACGAAAACACAAGTCTCTTACCAGTACAGTCTTCCCTACagtcagaagcagaaaacagataCACTCTTTGCATATCAGTGAGTTGCTTTGTAGACCAATAAGAAGATATTGCACTCTGAGATTAGATACAAATTCACAATGCTCCGATACGACTGCATTAATGAGCTAGGGTACTGAAGCAgctttaaacaagttcagtgtTTTCTGTCGTTTGTGCTGTCAGAATCTGTCAGGTGCTTAGGAATAATCAAGTTTGGGATGTGCAGCCCACCAGAGTCTGATCCTTCATACTGCACAAGTGAGAATGTGGATCTGTGTTCCTGTGCACGCTTACGTGCTCCGGTTCTTCACCTACAGGGGATCTTGATCTTAGTTGAGAGTGTCTCTTAGTGCAAGGTCTTCAGGAGAGTGTTGATGTTCAGGGTGGGCTTAGGTCTGTGCTTATTTATATGACGACACTTGGCATAATGTACTTTAAGACATCTGTACATATTCTAGAAGTAAACATTAAGGTCTCAGAAGTTCTGAGGAAAGGGTGGTTTTTTAATGCTCAGTATTTCATAGACTGCTTTTGTCATTTCTCTCTTAAGCAGACCTCTCTTGTACGGAATTATCTCTCATTTCTTACATGGTGGTAAAGAAGAAAGTACCCAGAATACCCTCCCAAAAGTGTCTTTGCTGAATTATCCAAAGCAGAACCTTGGCAAACTACCTACTGAGAGAAATCAAAAAGGTATGTGTGGGTATGAGGTCATTTTTGTAGAAGTTTTATTTGTGACTAGAATTTCTGTATGATACATATAACAGCATAAACATGCAGATGGACACAGTGTACTTCCTTCTCTGTGCAAGGAATGCTTTGAGCTGACGCCtcttttgtaagaaaaattcTTCAGCAGAATAGTGTTCATACCTCAAAAATACCATTAAGCTGTGTGACCCGACCATACCAGTTGCTCGTGTATTCATTTAAGAAAGGCGCTGCTATATCCCAACTCAAGGAAGACCCACCCATGATTTCTAAAACAACCCGTATATGTGCCTTTGTTTAAATAAGTGACCAGCTTACACCAACTCTTAGGCCTGCTTCTCTCTGCAGTGTGCTAATGGGACAGCGTATACAGCATACAAATCTGATTGCCTTTGCGAGTGCTTGACTGGCCTTCAGATGTGTCAGTAGTAGAACTTTCTCTCTTATATGggaatgtattttatttataaagcagacatttttaaaaattgcagaCAGCCAAATTTGTATAATTTCTCAACAGTGCAAGGTACTGTGAAGCTCCTGTTACCTTGTGGTAGCTGTAGCTACTTGTTAGTTActagagggaaggggaaaaaaacctaattgTCTTTAACTTTATTCTCTTAAGGCTTTTGGACTATTAGAAACTGAACACTCAATTAAATTGGACAGCTGTGCTATTCTAATTagttttgctgctctgcagttaCTGGTAAAGACCGGAAAATACTAATATCCCAATTCTTGGTATCAGAAAGGTCATCCACCAAATTGCTTTACCATTTTCCTAAAAGTTAAACTGGCCAAATTGTACTCCCTTATACTATTACAAATCTGAAATGGGTCAGCTAGAGACAGTCTCATTACATTGGCAATTTAATACAAGAATTTAACCTAAATTCTCAGTAAAATATGTTAAACAGTGggtgtttctctttgtttctcatcTGTTCTAACTTACCTAATTTCTATAGAAAGTTCTTAACTCTTTAGCTGTCAGTTTTGTATATGGGCATAAACCTTTCCTGAGGAAATAATTCACATCTCATTGACTGCAGAAGCTTAAGCTCTAGGTTCATTGCTCTATAGTAGAACGCTGCtaaatcttattttccttttctagtcTGCATTTTGACTGGTTACAGTTCATACTGCCTAAGCTACAGCATGAAAGGGATCATTggtccattttttttccttcaaggaGTCTTGCTTGGCATATTACTTCACTTTCTACTGTGAGAATTTAGTACTGTTGTGTTAGTACTAACAATTACTTCTTTTGTATccaaaaatttgaaaaatacgAGGCCTGAGATACTATTGACATCTAAAAAGTGCGAGACAAGTACTAAACACTTTTTCTCAACATGTAATTCATTGAGACAATGTTGTTTCCCTTCTGCcagaagagggggctgaagaAATGACATTTCAATACCAAAACTGCTATAAATGAtctctttttttagaaaataatcatTCCTATCAGAAATgtctccatttttaaaaacaaattcagtttaTAGAAGAATTGTTTTTAACGTATAACTTTGTACCTCAGTTCTGAAATGGACTCTGTGCAGGGTCACATTGCCCTGTTGACTCCAGTATAATTTCACATGGGGATTTAATTGTTTAGAGTTATTTATGAAACTCAGGATTAATCATAAGACATGACAGCACATTGCTTTTTGaactaaacaaaaatataatagTTTTAAGGCTTTTAACCTTTAAGTAACTGTAGTCTGAAATTACTTTCTGCACATATTTGTGGAATATGTCAGTGGAGACCTAAAGGCAGTGGGTTTAAAATACTAATTATCTAGCCATTTTAATTAGGATGCATATTAAGGTAATCAAGTCCATCCATAAACTCAACTCTTCAAGTCTCATATTTTAACATCTAACTTGCTTTTCATGTTAGAAATTATCTTGCTTATTTAGCTGAATGAATATTCCAGTAAACTGGTATACAGACTGGGAATCCTAATAAAACGTGTGGAATCTGGTGTTTCTGTCAGTTCATTCACTATAGCTGAGTTGAAGTTGTCTGAAATCCAGTCTTTAGTAATGCAAAGCTcttttgaatggaaaaatatatttgtaaaattgCTTGAGTTTCCTATGATGATATTCTGTATCAAAGTTGATAATAGTAGAAAACAACACTTACACTCCAGATGTGTGAGAATATTTATGTCTGCTTCATTTTCAGCTGGAATTCCAGAACTAGGAAGGATGGCTGGCGTGAGCATCGAAGAGCCCCTTGTTTTACAAAGTATAAACAGATGATATTTTTCATATGCTAATTTCTCATGTAAAGTTCTGTAAGAGAATTTAGGAAATTCTTCTTCGCATAAACTTCCCCAATATGTCCAGTGGGACCATTTCAGCTTGTTAGATCTACCCATGAGACAGGATGACAGGGTCATACTAACTGTCAATGAGAAAAATGTTAGCAAAGGCTCTCTTCCTCCAGTGCTGATAGAAGTAAAACTGTGTATGAAGTCAGATTAGTGAAGCCTGTGGCTAGAATTTGGCCTAAAAATACTGGGTTTACTTTATAAAAATTTATGAGATAACTTAAAATTTCTGCACTTTCCTTATTATGTTAtgtctttgtgtgtgtttcctgtgtttctgaaataaaatttttcagttttattctgtGTGGTATTTTGAAAGTGTTCAAACTAAGCATTTTAAtcattcttctttaaaaagaagaagcTGTTACTTTTGGATAAGTatgggaaaataaatttgaataGAAAATTGAAGTGCTTTAAACGAATAGTTGTTTTTAGTTCTCCGGAAATAAGGACTATATTTATCTCCATGCCAGCAAACAAATCAGGGTAAGTCTTTTCCATCTGGAGTTGCTATAAATTGTACGGTGTAACACTGAGTatatgggagaggaggaacttctgtgttttttcccaAACGACATGAAACTCAAAGTCAggcaaagctgaaaataaagttGATAGTAGGTTACTGATTCCCAGaactttttttaacagttatttacatgttttgaaatggtaatttatttgaaaagccaAACTTACAGGGTTACATCAAAAATAACAGGTTAGTTATTTTTCTCTActcattttaatgaaatgtatAGATGTTAGTATTTCCAGTGGTACTGAGAGGAGTTTTGTGTAAATGAATTTTTAGGGTTGCGTTCTTAAAAATCTTGTTAGATAAATGGTACAGTAAgcggggggaaaaaacagaggaagaaaacatgcaGTTTTTGAATTTAAGCGAAAGGACCCCGAGTTGTACAAACTGCAAAGTTTTGCCTTTATCTTGATTTGACCCAGTTAGTGTTACAGGTATTTTTTCATGTTGATAAGCAGCCTAGCCTCTGCTCTAATGTGAAATTGCAGACAACAGTTACGGGTTGAATGGAGAAGT
This window harbors:
- the CEP20 gene encoding centrosomal protein 20 isoform X1 encodes the protein MATVAELKAVLKDTLEKRGALGQIKARIRAEVFNALDDQSEPRPPLSHENLLINELIREYLEYNKYKYAASVLTAESGQPEVPLDRQFLAKELNIVEDSNGKSVRPLLYGIISHFLHGGKEESTQNTLPKVSLLNYPKQNLGKLPTERNQKAGIPELGRMAGVSIEEPLVLQSINR
- the CEP20 gene encoding centrosomal protein 20 isoform X2 encodes the protein MATVAELKAVLKDTLEKRGALGQIKARIRAEVFNALDDQSEPRPPLSHENLLINELIREYLEYNKYKYAASVLTAESGQPEVPLDRQFLAKELNIVEDSNGKSVPLLYGIISHFLHGGKEESTQNTLPKVSLLNYPKQNLGKLPTERNQKAGIPELGRMAGVSIEEPLVLQSINR
- the CEP20 gene encoding centrosomal protein 20 isoform X3, translated to MATVAELKAVLKDTLEKRGALGQIKARIRAEVFNALDDQSEPRPPLSHENLLINELIREYLEYNKYKYAASVLTAESGQPEVPLDRQFLAKELNIVEDSNGKSV